The sequence below is a genomic window from Trichoplusia ni isolate ovarian cell line Hi5 chromosome 10 unlocalized genomic scaffold, tn1 tig00002270_group9, whole genome shotgun sequence.
ttatcttaatttattagcaaaaaagactagaatagttttaaaatcaacgTGGTATTTTTACTGATTGACGTTAGCAAAAGTTAATAAACCATGCTTTGTTGATGACAATTAGGAGACACGACAAAACAAGTagtaatcaacaaaaaattCATTAAGACTTTATAAtgaattacgtatttatttcgGGCACCCATtcaataacaaataacaaacataatatatgtttgtctgtttatctCAATTCAGTTTTAAACATTTAGCTATGCCGCTTATCCTTCAAGCCTCATAATTTAGGTAATTAGATCCTGCatgttgaataaatacaaacaaaaccaattattcataaatcttcTGGTGTCTagttcttcaaaaataattattccatCGATGTTGtgatcaataattatatttataaagaatgtTAATCTTAGCGCGACATTATTCTTTGCCGCAtattttcagaattaaaaaacCTAAACATTCTTTTTGAACCAAAAACGGTAATTCCATAGTTCCATCCTTTACGTTCATCCGTTATTCATTTCTTCATTATAAGCTGTAATCTACTTCTATGTTAAATATGATTATACAGCTTTCgttttattctaaatctatttaaatatttttggtatatttgattaaatataggtatattctCCTCAAAAGCAAAGATAGCGCCTGCACAATCCTCAAAATATTCGTCAGTTGCTAATTAGCACTCAAATTTATAACTATTGACGGTATCACAAGTTCCTATTGCAAGTATCGTTTAAGGTGcaagtattaaaatatctttgcaACATCGATATGTTCTGATTATATCTTTCTGTAGAGTGgtcactgtaaaaataaatatagttatttaacTTTGCAGACACTGCTACTGACCACCGGGGCCAGCATACACTCATGCAATATATTAACActgttcaatttatatttatagtgtAAATGGtttgataaattaaactgttattCCTTTCAAATTATCTTATGAATGTAAAGTGCTTATGTCTAGGAATGTGGTAGAAGTAGATACGGATTTCATACCTATCGGAGGAGTAAGCTTCTTCATGGTATCTCTCCTTCCTGTCGGGGTACTCTTTTTCACGGTAACGGTCATTTTCAGGTTGACCTCgcctttaacaatatttttaaaggttatatttgagcttaaattataataaaatattttaccggACTATCGAAACGAACCTGGTTGGGGACCGAAACTAGTGGGGTGATCACGATTAAACCACCTCATGAAGGacgtcatatttatttttacaagttatgTAGTATCTTTGAGTTTAGAGAGTAACCAAtcttgtataataaaaattaaacagaaatgtTTAATTAGCCATTAACAGTGTCCAGTCAAATGCCCTTGTTATCTTACTAAGTAAACAGTAActccattattttattagtaggtaTGTGATGAGACATTTGAaggaagtgttttttttttaattaatcacaCATGTAGCTTATGCACAACAAGATAAGAAATAAGATTTAATCAGTTAATGGCGAGTAGTTTTGATGTAATGATTTGTACTCAAAGAGTAACTAACGTTAGATGCTATGGATTTAACAAATACtgtaattaaatgaaagacTAATAACCTTTCACGGAAGTCTCGCCTCTCATCAAGTCACGCCTTTTAGCCCGGATCTTTCTTCATATTGATTGTAGCGGTTGTAACCTAGAGCAAACCAAATACAGTTTATGATTGAAATTGAGTGTTTCAATAGTAGGCTTTgataacaagataaaattattgttcatAATTCTGGCTTCATCTGTAAACCAATCAGTGCATAATAGCAATTTGGTTTAAACTGTTATTTGTGATGCAAGAATttgatgtataaaaaataaaacaggaagaagatatattatgtgtttAGAATATCCTCTGGAACAACTGGAACTGACCTGTTTTAAACAAGAATTGACTTTACACATTTTACACACAAAGAAAgtcataatttgaaaaaatgcATACCTCTCATTTCTTCTCTTGGATGGTACCGTTCATCTTGTTCTCTTGGTCTCCTTTGATACTCTTCCTCTGGAGACCTGTGGTCTTCAAACCTTTGATTCCTAAAGATAACATCCACATATTAGCTATACTTCTAAACAGTATAATGCTGCTACACATATAAAAGAAACAGCTTTTAATTTGCTACAAGCAAACATTTACTAGTACTCATGAGGTACCTTTTATACTCATAATCCTCTGCCTTCTACTATAATCTTCATTAGCATCATGATAATGAGAGCTTTGACCATACTTCTCTCTATTCCTATAATTTCTTTCATGGCGATATTGTGAATATCTGCAATAATGTAATCAAGAAGTGTAATAGAgaattacacaatatttaagaTTGTACATGATGAAAACAATTACCTATCATTACGATCCCCCCTATCATAGTGCTGATACTGATCTGGATACTGGTGCCGCCTCTCCTTACTGGAGCCCCGGTAGAACTTTGCACTTCTCGATCCCTTTCATAATCTTCCGGTGATACTGATCTTTGGTATTCTTTCCTAAATTAGACATACGGGTCCACTTAGTAAAATAGAATTATTCAAACTATCATAAATGCAAGTAAACCCCAAgaatttaagaaattttaaaaagtgaaataattacaatgaaAAGTAGGatttgaaatatacaaaattatcttACTGATTGTAATATGTCCGTATTGGTTGATTGCGTTCTTCAGAGGAACCGCGACGTTCTTTTACTACACTGTGGAGGCGACGTTGCATTTGCTCTTCATCTATTAAAACAATAGGTAATGTAAATGTAAGATTAGAGTTGTAGAAGAAAGATAAGGTTTTTAATCCTGTAGAAAATAGTTTAATCCTGTCTACAACTCACCTCGAACACTGGCCGACGAACTTCGTGCACGCTTGTGTTTATGCTTATGTTTACGCTTTTTCTTCGATATCTCGCCTTCGCTGACCGAAGACACTTCCTCAGCGCCCGACCCACTCACTGCCACGGAATCTGACCGGCGCTTCTTCTTGCCAtgcttcttcttctttttcttatgCTTACGCTTTTTTGAGCGTTTTTGATCGTCTGATTCACTCTCGGAGTCCGAAGAATCAGCACGTTTCCTTTTCTTTTTGCTATAGCGGTGCTCCGATGCGGAAGAATCGTCACTATCACTGCCAGAAGAACTGCTATTACAACTTGCATCCGAATCATCGGAATCATCGGATGATGTATGGCGACGCTTTTTGGACTTCATTTCTTAATTcttgttgatatttaaatatttcagactAATACACCACACAGCAATGGCCCTTGTTGCAATTTTGGTGAAGACgtaaaccaaaaacaaaatgcaaatcCAAAAAGCACAGGccacagaatattaaaaaaactaggaCCCTTTCACACTGTCTCTCAAATAGTTTGGTTTTACAATATGTGATATccactatttataaatacagaTTTATAAATAGCCACCATAGTTCACCACAGGGTGAattctgtttttataattttatattttattgaccttaaaaaatattgtaatttgtaattaaaaaacaataaaaaatatggcacTCCGTTAAGGCGTCCCTAAATTAATTCCCGTAAATAATGGAATCGGACAaggtaaatactttaaaacatttcataaaatattagtaaagtatgAACACAATGTATTGACAACTTCACAACATAAGGATTTGCTGATTCTTGTTTTTTGTAGTTTACAAGGAACATCAAAAGCATGACTACATCATATCCTAAAAGACAAACAAACTATAATTATACTGAATAAGAATAAAACCTCATTAGAAAGGAAAAACATGctgattttgaaatatactaAAAGTATATTAACATAAAGACAGCCCGTTATCCATCTATACATAGTATAGCCTATTGTCATTAGGATAATGGACTCTGATATTGACCCAATTCTAgcaattacattataatagacCTAATGGAATAACAATaccattcaaatatatttattaccatGATGTTGCCTTTCTGTAGAAGTGCATAAGAGCTGTATTAGTGGCTCAAAACAATGAGTTCTGCATAAAgtattctaattattattattaatgctCTCTTCATCCATCACATCAATCTTGTTGCAAATAAATGCAAGGACTTCATTAATAACAACATTGCAGTTATTACACTTTACCACCGTCGACATTTTTGATAGCGCACGGAGGCGGTCGCGCGTCCGTACGCAACGCGTGTGCGACGCAaactaattgtttttaaatgttttgtgtcACCGTCTGTTGTCAGTTTCcacttgacatttcatttcacttGAGTGTCAAAAATAAAGACGTGACGAAAGTTTACGATTTTGTTGACTTTTCAgtaatttcaagtttttttaattacattaacttGGTCGATTGATACCGAAGTTTGCTATAAATCATACACCGAACTGTAATTTACTATTCGTATTTAAGATTCTCTGATaagttatttactttataatttgtCATAGAAATTGAAAGCCCGATAAGGCATCTTTAGCTGGCGTAGTATAGGTGAATCTAGGGAAAGAGTGCATAAGTCGTGCTTCCTAAAATATAACAGATATGGCTACACGCAAGAGAAGTGGATCAGGGTCAAAAGACACCTCAAAGAGAAGTAGTTCAAATTTACGAATCCTTCTTTCGTGGCGAAGATTTAACGACTGATAATGCTACTTTCTGGGATGAGTTCTTTCTTTTGAAGCCCAAAATACCCCAGTTAGAAGCTGAGATTCACAAACTTTCTGTTGAACAACTTATGAACATGAAAGACAGCATAAACTTGCTTGTGTCTCAATGTATTGAAATGTTGGGGCAAGAACACCACATAAGGTAAATACTAATATAAACATTCACAAACATATTGTATTAACTTATAGTTCAATGActtattgaattataaattcctgttatttattactttaaaaatgtgtttCAAGTACTAGTTCTTACAAGGttatgtttacttattaaaAGTAGGTGTTAACAAGATTCTATTTTTACAGATTAGTTTATGCTCTCCAAACTCTAAGTGCTCTGTTAATAACAATGTACCAAAGAGCTGGCCAGGACTCTaacataaatatcaaaacagTCACAATTGGTTCAGAGAATGCTGacaataaaatgcaaaagttGTTTGAACACTGTAGTACTATATTATCAGGTAATACCTTAAGCCCACAAATATCACTAGTATTTTCAGATTAAGAGACAAGATAACTCATAAtacatatgattaaattattggTTCATGGGTCCTAAATTggattttaacattaaataaaacaaactttaatctTAGTCCAACCTTTTCTTTTCAAATCTTCATACTTTTAAGCAAAAGAAAGCTCGTAtttcaaatatatgtatattcaaattaagaacAGCTCATATACTTTTTTCGCAGGTGATGTGCCAGACAGCCTGAAATCAATGGTTTTGAAACTTCTTTTGGTCATTGCAACTGGCATAGATAACATTGATGACAATCCTCTGGTAGAATACTTTATGCAGAACTCATTGTTTGAGCCACTAATACAGCTCTTATGCACTTCTACAGAAAGGCAACATCatggtaataaatatatttgaatggtATTGTTATTCCATTAGgtctattataatgtaattgcTAGAATTGGGTCAATATCAGAGTCCATTATCCTAATGACAATAGGCTATACTATGTATAGATGGATAACGGGCTGTCTTTATGTTAATATACTTTtagtatatttcaaaatcagCATGTTTTTTCCTTTCTAATGAGGTTTTATTCTTATTCAGTATAATTATAGTTTGTTTGTCTTTTAGGATATGATGTAGTCATGCTTTTGATGTTCCTTGTAAACTACAAAAAACAAGAATCAGCAAATCCTTATGTTGTGAAGTTGTCAATATTAGATGATGAATTGGCACTAAATGGGTAAGCTATTAACGCTTTtatttaccaataaaaaaatacagatacaGTTAAAAAAGCTGTGATTGACTATGCTTTTGAATAACCAATTATATCAATATTCTTTGGTCAATGATctcttaattttgtatttgaaggTATGGTCAAGTAATAACAGCAGCACTAAATGATTACGTCATGTCCACATTTGGGGGCATGCaaggaggcggcggcggcggaggcTGGCTCTCTTCTCTCACCAGTATGGTTGGCGGTATATTCCTTACCAGTGATGAAACACAGCCTATTATTAGAGGGCAGAGGAACAGGTACATTTAATTactgaaaattataaagtttatgaCTTGTTTTCATTGtgtaatttaacttaattgtCTGTTAAATGTAAGAAAAGCATATATTGTACGcgtctttaaaaataacaaaaacacagaTAGGTATTTGTGATTCCGAAATATACGTTTCGCATATTTTTCTCGATTCTATCACAAACAATGAATATGTCACCATACTGTGGTCATAAAAAGTGTGAAACGACCCATAAAAATTACTACCGCTACAGAACTATAGAATTCAGTAACTAGCAGCTTTTGAAAAGCCTTCTTTTTGATTCTGAGCCtgattgatttgaataaaacagGAATTTCTTACAGCTTTTCTTAAAGTTTAagtataaactattttaagctgactttataatatgtttctttaattttattattcatttaacaatGATAGTTTGAAACACCTGTTCAAACTCATTTCAACCATTGAACTAAACATTTAACCTCATTTACAGTAAACTCCTTAGATGGTATAATTTCGTCATTTTAACTGAGTAGTTGAACCACGATGTTAATGCTCGAGGTTCTTGCAAATCCTAATCAGATAAGCTGTCTTATCTTTCTTGGAAGCATGCATTAAAATTGTGTTACGATTGTATAGTTGGTTTACGATTATGATTGATTGATACACAAAAGTACAGTAAAAATGTAGTATTTCTTAAGCACTATTGTATGCCAATAAGCATCGTTCTAATATTGTAgattattaatgaatattatataaatatcatacCGTAGCTCTTATGTTCGTGACTGTAGGACTACCATTGTCTCTTAGTTTCGCcaatttgatatatttaatcATGTATTATTCAAACTGAAATATGTAGAACATCTATGTGGGGCATAACTTTGGATTTTATACCAAgcacacaaaaacaaaccaatGTGCTTactataaaatcttaaaacaagacTTATCATGTTGTCCCCAGACTTTAGACCCAGACTTAATTTACAGCTTATCGACAATTTACCAAAATTCAACAGCTCATAGTATAAGCACTTCTTAAACTCCATCTTAGTCCATAGATCTTAGAATTCCACTACAATTCGGTGAAGAGGTCAAAACCCACCCTTAGACAAAATGGcttcttttatcattttgttatgtaaaaatcttgagtaggtatttttaaattttgtgaatatctttatctttatctacaGTGGCGGAGAAGAAGGCATGTTATTAGCATTATATGAGGCAGCACATTTAAACCGTAACTTCATGACGACACTAGCTCATTCATCGTCAGCAGCCGCCTCTTCAGCGCCGCCGTCACCGCCCGCGACCCTTCCACCGCACCAGGTAAAAGATACTGTATGTTTGAGATGTAAGATTCactttacaataataatgttttgctgTATTACCTTTTGTCTGGTAATTTGGTGCTGATAATGTATATTCTCCTTCATTTTTACAGACGCCACCTAATTTAACACAAATTCAGGCGCTAGACAATGAACAGCCAACAAATCTACTAGTCACGTTCTTTCAGTATTGGTAAGTATATTAACttgttcaaaatatattaaaattcctCCTTTTTCAAGTACTGGTGCATTAGCTTAGCAACCTTGGAGAAAGATGGAATCAATAAAAGATTGGACAT
It includes:
- the LOC113506327 gene encoding pre-mRNA-splicing factor CWC22 homolog; its protein translation is MKSKKRRHTSSDDSDDSDASCNSSSSGSDSDDSSASEHRYSKKKRKRADSSDSESESDDQKRSKKRKHKKKKKKHGKKKRRSDSVAVSGSGAEEVSSVSEGEISKKKRKHKHKHKRARSSSASVRDEEQMQRRLHSVVKERRGSSEERNQPIRTYYNQKEYQRSVSPEDYERDREVQSSTGAPVRRGGTSIQISISTMIGGIVMIGIKGLKTTGLQRKSIKGDQENKMNGTIQEKK
- the LOC113506329 gene encoding LOW QUALITY PROTEIN: armadillo-like helical domain-containing protein 3 (The sequence of the model RefSeq protein was modified relative to this genomic sequence to represent the inferred CDS: inserted 2 bases in 1 codon), with the translated sequence MATRKRSGSGSKDTSKXEVVQIYESFFRGEDLTTDNATFWDEFFLLKPKIPQLEAEIHKLSVEQLMNMKDSINLLVSQCIEMLGQEHHIRLVYALQTLSALLITMYQRAGQDSNINIKTVTIGSENADNKMQKLFEHCSTILSGDVPDSLKSMVLKLLLVIATGIDNIDDNPLVEYFMQNSLFEPLIQLLCTSTERQHHGYDVVMLLMFLVNYKKQESANPYVVKLSILDDELALNGYGQVITAALNDYVMSTFGGMQGGGGGGGWLSSLTSMVGGIFLTSDETQPIIRGQRNSGGEEGMLLALYEAAHLNRNFMTTLAHSSSAAASSAPPSPPATLPPHQTPPNLTQIQALDNEQPTNLLVTFFQYCSIVMADTRMESSINKCSLCFIILTCIVEEQFANSIMHDQNLTFKVQLYRLPMRHRKIVLEEPPSQPLASTLIDLLVEFIMCHLLKKFPGELYQLCVGVLLRLLSYQKRCRVRLARDWRPLWAALIALLKFLVTNESTLLRRHNIFIMAQQVVNIFNLFITFGDTFLPTPASYDQLYYELIRMHQVFDNLFYMALRYSTSDGEFKAEALRLANCLVNVRAIIQHFSPKIEAWLASQNLSTPTEDQILEVVRKNYDSLILKLQEGLESYERYSEREHRPLLSRLVLAARQRSDYSALHHHTAAALEHYTSIS